In one window of Rhinatrema bivittatum chromosome 10, aRhiBiv1.1, whole genome shotgun sequence DNA:
- the LOC115100255 gene encoding uncharacterized protein LOC115100255 — MKVGKKGGKIVTELYRKPIDRNGLLHFNSFHPKHVRENIPVGQFFRVRRLCSDVLSFKTHAQDLQERFSARGYPTRIVKQAYKRARHINRDLLLQPKPKQNAPALVCVLPYSNRVGDLIEVVKNHWHLVSGFMGMQDPPMFSFRRSRNLRDILVHSDLGGSEHWKDTAGGHYPCTKCSVCKLCLSLKDFSHPVSGKKIFLKHFTTCQTSSVVYVVQCPCGLLYVGKTSRMVRLRILEHCSRIRNVVETAPLVKHWREYNHKVEELRFFVLQKVSARRGGNINKILLQKEQRWIFNLQTLWPKGLNDKIEWATCF, encoded by the coding sequence atgaaggtgggaaagaagggtggaAAAATTGTCACTGAGTTATATCGGAAACCAATTGATAGAAATGGATTGTTACATTTCAACAGTTTTCATCCCAAGCATGTTAGGGAAAATATCCCCGTAGGACAGTTCTTTAGGGTAAGAAGACTCTGTTCCGATGTATTGTCCTTTAAGACTCATGCCCAAGACTTACAAGAAAGATTTAGTGCAAGGGGTTATCCCACACGTATAGTGAAGCAAGCCTATAAAAGAGCTCGACATATTAATAGAGATTTACTGTTACAGCCGAAGCCAAAACAGAATGCACCAGCTTTAGTGTGTGTTTTACCTTATTCAAATCGAGTTGGGGACCTCATAGAGGTTGTTAAAAATCATTGGCATCTTGTGAGTGGCTTTATGGGTATGCAGGATCCCCCTATGTTCTCTTTTAGGAGATCTAGAAATTTGAGGGATATTTTAGTTCACTCAGATTTGGGAGGTAGTGAACACTGGAAAGATACAGCTGGTGGGCATTACCCTTGCACTAAGTGTAGTGTGTGTAAATTGTGTTTATCATTGAAAGATTTTTCACATCCTGTTTCTGGGAAAAAAATTTTCTTAAAGCATTTTACAACATGTCAAACAAGTTCAGTGGTGTACGTTGTACAATGCCCATGTGGGCTATTATATGTAGGAAAAACATCAAGGATGGTGAGACTTCGAATCCTAGAGcattgtagcagaattagaaatgtgGTGGAGACAGCTCCCCTAGTGAAACATTGGCGTGAGTACAATCATAAGGTAGAAGAACTTCGTTTCTTTGTACTTCAGAAGGTTTCTGCTAGACGGGGaggtaatataaacaaaatattattgcagaaggaacaacgatggatttttaatttacagaCTTTGTGGCCAAAAGGATTAAATGATAAGATCGAGTGGGCTACATGTTTTTAG